ACAGTCTATCATTTCCTCGCTGCAATCAAATACCGATGAATCGTCCCTTCAATTTTCCCTTGATTCTCAATTATCCTTTGCATTTTCAGCAACTGCTCAAAGCATTTATCAACTGAAAAACCAGGAAACTCCCATTCAATAATATGTGCAAACCATACAAACGCACCAATATCATAAAATTTAATTGGTCGATACGCTTCCTCTGCAGCAAGAATATGAAATCCTGCATCGACAAACGCATTTCTCTGCTCTTCCAGATTTAAATGAGGAAACGGACTTTCCACTTCAGGCAGAACCATTTCCACTAAATCTCTATCGTTATCGCCGCCAACCTGTTGTGTAACAAAGATTCCACCCTTTTTTAATAATCGATACAATTCCCTGGCATCAAAATTTCCATGCCTGTTTATAATCATATCAAATGTCTCATTATCATACGGAATCCTTGAAGGTGTATTACACTCTTTAAAATCAATTCCTAAAGGCAGCAACTTCTCCTGACACAATCGCACATTCGGCTCGAATCCTTCTGTCGCTGCTGTTCTGGCAAACGGATGATTCAGAGACAATAAAAATTCACCCCCGCCCGTATCATAATCCAACACTTTGGCCGTATCCGTTAAATACTGTCTCACGATCTTCTCATAATCCCACGGCAAATCATTCTCTTCCTCATACCTCCCATGGATATGCGAAAAATCCCAACCTTTGATATATGCCGTCTTCTCTTCCTTTTTCCAAATTGATTTTAATTCTGCTCTATTCATTTTAACTGCTTCCTTTCAAATTTTCTATAAAT
This window of the Mediterraneibacter gnavus ATCC 29149 genome carries:
- a CDS encoding class I SAM-dependent methyltransferase; its protein translation is MNRAELKSIWKKEEKTAYIKGWDFSHIHGRYEEENDLPWDYEKIVRQYLTDTAKVLDYDTGGGEFLLSLNHPFARTAATEGFEPNVRLCQEKLLPLGIDFKECNTPSRIPYDNETFDMIINRHGNFDARELYRLLKKGGIFVTQQVGGDNDRDLVEMVLPEVESPFPHLNLEEQRNAFVDAGFHILAAEEAYRPIKFYDIGAFVWFAHIIEWEFPGFSVDKCFEQLLKMQRIIENQGKIEGTIHRYLIAARK